TCGGCGGAAAGTGTATTGAATGTCAAGACCGGTTGGCTGCTCGGTAAATCCGCGTAGAGTTTGGCACTCAGCTCTGTCTGCTCCATAGGCGATTTACCTACCATTATCTGTAACACCTCACGCTGGTAGGCTGCGTAATCCTCGAACTGTTTTTGTGAAAGCAGACGGCTCGTTTCCGTAAAGAGTTTATGCCGAAATGCGATCAGTTCTTCGTTGGGGGCGGTATCAAACTCAGTCCGATCTAACAAGAGTTTTTCGAGTCCGCGCTTGATTATAGGTGCCACCGGTGTGCTGTCAATTATGTGCTTACTCGATTCCAAGAGCGTTGCGCGCGACTCATTCGGCGACGTTTCAAAAACAGCAATAAGCTGCTCAGCTACCCTCAACAATTCGCTATTAGTGGGTTCTATAAATTGTGGGTGGATTTGTCCCTTCTGGATTTTGTATTGAAGTAAGTCTTTGGTGAGCATTTTTTAATTGTACCTTGCGGTTAAATGACGTGGTTTTGGACTTTAGCATTGTTTTCTCGAATCCGCTCTCCATTTTGCGGCGTACTTGAAGAAATCTACAGAAATACCCAAGCAAAAACCCCATAAGCGATCTGCTTCATTACGAGCGACGCGATTTTAGACTATACGAATTTTTAAAGTGTCTGATAGGCGTCGTGTTGTCTTCGTCGCTTGTTGACAAAGTGTTCACTGGTCTGTTTAGAGATGAGTTCGTAAAGTACTGCCTGTTTGCCCTCGCGTTTGCGGAGGATACGTCCGAGCCGCTGCACATGTTCTCGTACACTCCCGCTCCCAGAGACGATGATGGCGACATTCGCCTCCGGCACATCTACCCCCTCGTTTAGCACTTTTGAGGTGACGAGGATGGAATAGGTGCCGTCGCGAAATCCGTTCAAAAAGGCGTTCCGCTCTTTGAGTTTCGTCTGATGTGTTAGCACCGGGAGGAAGAAGCGCGTGCCGAGTTGATAGGCTGTGTCGTTATCCTGTGTAAAAATAAGAATCCGATCGCCGCGATGTCTCTGTATCAATTTCCACACCCATTCCTGTTTTGTCGTGGAGGCGAAACTGATCTGTTTTTGGGTGAGATATGCTTTGAAGGCGGCGCGGCCTTCATCGGATTGTGAGGCTTTCCAGAGAAATGTATGCCAGCCGCGTGGCGTACCCATATTGATTCTCGACTGTTTGAGGAAACTTAAGTAAGTGCTGCGCGCTTCCTCGTACCGGATCCGTTCCGTGTCTTCCATCTCAACCGCGATGGTCACAACGCGATACTCGGAGAGTGTTTTCCCAGAGAGTTCCTGCACTTTTGCCTCATAACAACACTCGCCGACGAGCGCATAGAGTCGGCTCTCTTTTCCATCAACGCGTTCAGGTGTGGCTGTTAACCCTAACCGAAACGGTGCAATGCTACTGATTGCGGCATATTGGTACTGTTCCCCCGGCAGGTGGTGGCATTCGTCGAAAATGGCGAAACCGAACCGGTTGCCGTAATGCGGTGCGTGCATAACAGCCGATTGATAAGTCGTCACCGTAATATCTCGCAATTCGTGCTGACCGCCACCATAAAGTCCGATCTCTTGTCCGAAGTGGTCCGTCAACACCGTGTACCACTGGTGCATGAGATCGATTGTCGGCACATGCACGAGTGTCGGACGTTGCGTATCGGCGATAAGTAAAATTGCAATGAAGGTTTTACCTGCACCCGTAGGGAGGCTTACAACACCGCGTTTGCCGTTGGCGTGCCATGCATCAATCGCCTCGGTCTGATAAGGATAAGGTGAAACCGCTTTTTGGTGCGTGAAGGATTCTATTGTGAATTGCCGTGCTGTATCTTGATACGGGACATCGTGTGCGCGCAATTGCGAGACAAGTTTCCGATAGCGGTAGGCGGGTGCTCGGAAGGTGAGGGTGCGTTCGTCCCAACGGATGTCCGGCAGCTGCGATTCAAGTGCCTCTGGGACGTTCTGTAGGATGAGGGTGCCTTTGTCAAAATTGATTTTGAGTGGCGTTTCCATAAATCACACCTTTCACTCATACACTCAGGAAGAATTTGACATTTCTCTGGAATTGTGCTAAAATTCTGATGAAGTTCGTTTTAGTCTTTTAATACTAAGGGAGTCACACATGGACAATCAAGAATTTCAAAAGCTCGTTTTAAATTGGATGGAGCGCGTGGATACTCGCCTGGGTTCACTTGAGCAGGACGTAAGTTGGATAAAGGGAAAAATGGAAGGGCGTTCTGAATCATCGTCAACGCACCGCGCGAACCTTGCCATTGCTATTAGTATTGTTGTTGGTATTGGAAGCCTCATCGGACTCATCATTAGTTGGGTTAAGTAACAAGCAAATTAGTTTCCGATCATGAATACGTGCAGCTCGTCCTACGCTATTTCTCTACAGCGATCTACAGGTTAAATTATACCATATTTTTTGTTTTAAATG
This sequence is a window from Candidatus Poribacteria bacterium. Protein-coding genes within it:
- a CDS encoding DEAD/DEAH box helicase family protein; this encodes METPLKINFDKGTLILQNVPEALESQLPDIRWDERTLTFRAPAYRYRKLVSQLRAHDVPYQDTARQFTIESFTHQKAVSPYPYQTEAIDAWHANGKRGVVSLPTGAGKTFIAILLIADTQRPTLVHVPTIDLMHQWYTVLTDHFGQEIGLYGGGQHELRDITVTTYQSAVMHAPHYGNRFGFAIFDECHHLPGEQYQYAAISSIAPFRLGLTATPERVDGKESRLYALVGECCYEAKVQELSGKTLSEYRVVTIAVEMEDTERIRYEEARSTYLSFLKQSRINMGTPRGWHTFLWKASQSDEGRAAFKAYLTQKQISFASTTKQEWVWKLIQRHRGDRILIFTQDNDTAYQLGTRFFLPVLTHQTKLKERNAFLNGFRDGTYSILVTSKVLNEGVDVPEANVAIIVSGSGSVREHVQRLGRILRKREGKQAVLYELISKQTSEHFVNKRRRQHDAYQTL